A stretch of the Acanthopagrus latus isolate v.2019 chromosome 9, fAcaLat1.1, whole genome shotgun sequence genome encodes the following:
- the tex30 gene encoding LOW QUALITY PROTEIN: testis-expressed protein 30 (The sequence of the model RefSeq protein was modified relative to this genomic sequence to represent the inferred CDS: substituted 1 base at 1 genomic stop codon) yields the protein MWTPRIYPLHFRPGGGGNAPLRSFANYKLKKKNGLNCGQQSLLSVSVSLAQALSSEGFLCLCFTCKGLNLSYRVRLTVLCRSMGSRAAAALAXKLRDESEDAVQGVICLSFPLHPPA from the exons ATGTGGACTCCTAGAATCTACCca CTGCACTTTCGTCCAGGAGGGGGCGGTAACGCACCTCTGAGGTCATTTGCCAACTACaaattgaagaagaagaatgggcTGAActgtggacagcagagtcttctttcagtttcagtgtctCTGGCACAGGCGTTGTCCTCAGAGGGcttcctgtgtctctgcttCACATGCAAAGGTTTGAACCTGAGTTACAGAGTGAGGCTTACTGTGCTTT GTCGGTCCATGGGAAGCCGCGCTGCTGCAGCTTTAGCCTGAAAGCTGAGGGATGAATCGGAGGATGCAGTGCAGGGTGTCATCTGCTTGTCGTTCCCCCTGCACCCACCAGCATAG